One genomic region from Peromyscus eremicus chromosome 20, PerEre_H2_v1, whole genome shotgun sequence encodes:
- the Pkdrej gene encoding polycystin family receptor for egg jelly, giving the protein MWPGPALLLLGLGLGLGLGRLPPSPGPRGRPGVLRGAPGLGQGAESSVRGGGTGGLSPRTAPRGAGPTLPRRCPSGAAARVLLKANSSDPAADKATVSCQRAPCAMQPVKINRKNKHAPLILSRKEEVTLNVTMSWDCPEAMVIRKSWLYFMVASVNDTPDWNHPVHLPRVQVMKFSSIHIPKSALPYGVYVFNFTLSIIRWDPTLPPLTDSDIIYIWVKKCPLKAVLLPSATSMMVNFSDELILNGTMSSDPEADIPTAGLHFFWYCTTNPRYYGGNYIPVTTQDVCHPEQDTLNWPWAVGPVLTIPPETLRGNGVYYFRMVVRKQNRTAFSDKTVQVLKGLPPKAHISCLENCGPALVVSDRFSLFLDCTGCASQDFYRWSILSRSGHEVIFDWAGQAVTGRNGAYLSIKAFAFRNFLENGFWVSLHLLSWSGATLNLRHPFLVNQGPQAGKCKIDPAKGISMVTKFVVECSDFKDKNLPLEYKIIVAELDSTGEISSVEEKTLGPIAYLGAQSTTPALFLPVGVMSNHYSLKLYAQVYDSLGTFSQVTLHATVQVPTVRDSSKTILQQLFNFTTGPTSPLSTSFQKQDWLPAGYLMYVVASVLNNIKWDLELQGDRAHLLEHLVNQSSVPAMSTLDEICQVVMVITKLTQEASGSSQAVSEDATLRLWQANQALQAYQRRNKYFHTRHIEIVGTGILASLSNILKLINPYYVFQDPFYVVEALSDTILANKVPGSETTVMRTSNFNMYVEKVENSHVAKVFRNETLCPNCLHATLNGSRVPSLPSNAPVSTMFCEFTDDPFPWLTSPENISADVVGFRMTGATDNGSVIEITPDVAEVYVVRKDLTFATFNLMVGPGIDSAGFSKMTTGGISFEVDSRGTGGVLIQIVTKVTVLFKALIYAGNQVTPTNLVGTFLVPHDIPPIVKWSGRFDSTCPIKEARVVCLPSSLLRIIAERHHSFKYNISMVLQAPRFVFKPTNKLVRIALFMVHCLDMYGIQSDWREGTCVLGEKTTWRKVHCVCRNVGRSRRQLASIRMAYLHLHTHFVTAKVIVVPNPVDLQLKVITNLNQNPATFLAVIFIMILYVILAFWALHRDVMDQYLRDHVVVLPDNDPFDNICYLVTIFTGSRLGSGTRANVFIQLMGTESTSDVHCLSHPYFRTLYRGSINTFLLTTKNDLGDIHSIRVWHDNEGKAPSWYLSRIKVENLFSRHIWLFVCRKWLSVDTTLDATFSVTNPDEPLRRTDFFLIDLSHKLGKNHMWFSVFTDVVPRPFNRLQRLSCCLAMLLSSLVCNIMFFNLNRKGQTQSREGRIIRSMMIGIESVLITIPVQLLITFFFTYSQKKPRVNLDKVAPQKHPLMSEEGLFWKERLDKWHKYEMEALSNKAKSTSATRAKSSKRAPKTSQKSKKADSMAPDTQKSNRNFSNNNVEGSEDASSKASSTQLETTEPVKNKTQVILPRWCVYIAWFLVFTTSGISSFFIVFYGLTYGYDKSVEWLFASLCSFCQSVFLVQPGKILLVSGTRTKNPKYCKNISWSSKYHYTEIRLQETKMSPEEMQQLHEGMDYLRGSSIYQPITEDKIQILRRKKRIKRRSLLFLSYLVTHFIFLTLLLLLIVSLRHSDSFYYNQFIRHQVSVGLATVMKLGDIYTWLNSVLLPLLHNDLNPTFLPDSSSKILGLPLMRQVRAKPSNKTCLLAKKFVQRSIAGEIHCHPQYGIDPEDTKHYSSVWNKAGKRSTDQSSNGFTYKPPGKKWVYHSYGVLNTYGSGGYTFDFFPEQQMFNSTLRLKELEGKNWLDEMTWAVIVELTILNPDASLMCSISVVFEVSPLGIVNSSLSVYSFSLADFNRETSAEIYLYVAILIFFCAYVVDEGYVITEERASYFRSVYNLLNLALKCMFTLLIVLFFQKHLLATSMVRLYLSDPEAFIPFHAVSRVDQLMRIILAFLLFLTILKTLRYSRFFYNVRLAQKTILAALPGICHMALMVSMYSFMYVAFGYLVFGQHEWSYSNMIHATQTIFSYCVSAFQNTEFSSNRVLGVLFLSSFMLVMICIFINLFQAVILSAYDEMKQPVYEEPSDEAEAITYLCDKLRSGFGFLTSRSRDKEQSEFFVDMMYGQPEKNSRRFLGLKTRNINGKKMVYLVV; this is encoded by the coding sequence ATGTGGCCGGGCCCCGCGCTGCTgctcctgggcctgggcctgggcctagGTCTGGGCCGCCTGCCGCCATCCCCTGGCCCTCGCGGGCGGCCGGGCGTGCTCAGGGGAGCCCCGGGGCTGGGGCAGGGCGCGGAGAGCAGCGTCCGGGGCGGTGGCACCGGTGGCCTGTCCCCGCGCACAGCCCCGCGCGGCGCCGGCCCTACGCTGCCCCGTAGGTGTCCCTCGGGCGCAGCTGCACGCGTCCTCCTGAAAGCCAACTCCTCGGACCCCGCAGCTGACAAGGCTACGGTGTCCTGCCAGAGGGCCCCCTGTGCCATGCAGCCGGTGAAGATCAACAGGAAAAACAAGCACGCTCCCCTTATCCTGAGCCGGAAAGAGGAAGTCACCCTCAACGTCACCATGTCGTGGGACTGCCCTGAAGCCATGGTCATCCGCAAGAGCTGGCTGTACTTTATGGTGGCCTCTGTGAACGACACGCCTGACTGGAACCATCCTGTGCACCTGCCACGTGTGCAGGTGATGAAGTTTTCCTCCATCCACATCCCCAAATCAGCCCTGCCTTACGGGGTGTATGTGTTTAACTTCACGCTGTCCATCATCAGGTGGGATCCCACCTTGCCCCCGCTGACAGACTCGGATATTATCTACATTTGGGTTAAAAAATGTCCCCTGAAGGCGGTTCTTCTTCCCAGCGCCACCAGCATGATGGTGAATTTCTCCGATGAACTGATTCTGAATGGAACCATGTCCTCCGACCCAGAGGCAGACATCCCCACGGCGGGACTCCATTTTTTTTGGTACTGTACCACAAATCCTAGATATTATGGTGGCAACTACATACCGGTGACCACCCAGGATGTCTGTCACCCAGAGCAGGATACATTGAACTGGCCTTGGGCAGTGGGCCCTGTATTAACCATTCCACCAGAAACTCTTAGGGGCAACGGTGTGTATTACTTCCGAATGGTAGTccggaaacaaaacagaactgcaTTTTCCGATAAAACTGTACAGGTACTCAAAGGACTTCCACCCAAGGCGCACATTTCATGCCTTGAAAATTGTGGTCCCGCTTTAGTTGTGTCAGACAGATTCTCTCTGTTTCTGGATTGCACAGGTTGTGCCAGCCAGGATTTCTACAGGTGGTCCATTTTGTCTCGATCAGGTCACGAAGTGATATTTGACTGGGCAGGGCAAGCTGTCACCGGGAGGAACGGGGCTTATTTATCTATAAAAGCATTCGCCTTCAGGAATTTTTTGGAAAACGGGTTTTGGGTTTCTCTGCATCTACTATCTTGGAGTGGGGCAACCTTGAATTTGAGACATCCCTTTCTCGTTAACCAAGGCCCTCAAGCTGGCAAGTGCAAGATCGATCCAGCTAAAGGGATTTCAATGGTTACTAAATTTGTTGTTGAATGTAGTGATTTTAAGGATAAGAACCTCCCCCTTGAGTATAAGATAATAGTAGCTGAGCTGGACAGCACTGGCGAAATCAGTTCAGTAGAAGAGAAGACACTAGGGCCCATCGCATATTTAGGGGCACAGTCCACAACGCCCGCCCTTTTTCTTCCTGTGGGTGTGATGTCAAATCACTACAGTTTGAAGCTGTACGCTCAGGTCTATGACTCACTAGGGACTTTTTCTCAGGTGACTTTGCATGCCACTGTACAGGTGCCTACTGTCAGGGACTCCTCAAAGACCATTTTACAACAGCTGTTCAATTTCACCACAGGACCAACTTCGCCGCTCTCTACTTCATTTCAAAAGCAAGACTGGCTACCCGCAGGCTACTTAATGTATGTGGTGGCTTCTGTCTTGAATAACATAAAATGGGATTTGGAACTCCAAGGTGATAGAGCCCATCTCCTGGAACACCTTGTCAATCAGTCTTCTGTGCCCGCCATGAGCACCCTGGATGAGAtctgccaggtggtgatggtgattaCCAAATTAACCCAGGAAGCCTCTGGCTCTAGTCAAGCAGTTTCAGAGGACGCCACATTACGACTGTGGCAAGCAAACCAAGCCCTGCAAGCGTACCAACGCAGGAACAAATACTTTCACACCCGGCACATTGAAATTGTGGGCACTGGCATCCTAGCCAGTCTGTCTAACATTCTTAAGCTGATTAACCCCTACTACGTGTTCCAAGATCCTTTCTATGTGGTCGAAGCCCTATCAGACACAATACTGGCTAACAAGGTGCCAGGGAGCGAAACCACTGTAATGAGGACCAGCAACTTCAACATGTATGTGGAGAAAGTGGAAAATTCCCATGTTGCTAAGGTCTTCAGAAATGAGACACTCTGCCCGAACTGCCTGCATGCGACACTGAACGGGAGCAGGGTTCCCAGTCTGCCTTCCAACGCTCCAGTTTCGACGATGTTTTGTGAGTTCACCGATGACCCCTTTCCTTGGTTAACTTCCCCGGAAAACATTTCTGCCGATGTGGTAGGGTTCAGGatgacaggagccacagacaacGGTAGTGTCATAGAGATCACCCCCGACGTAGCAGAAGTGTACGTTGTCAGAAAAGATTTGACCTTTGCGACTTTTAACCTTATGGTGGGACCAGGCATTGACAGTGCTGGGTTCTCAAAGATGACAACAGGTGGAATTAGCTTTGAGGTGGACAGCAGAGGAACTGGAGGGGTACTGATCCAAATTGTTACAAAAGTGACAGTGTTGTTCAAGGCCTTGATATATGCAGGCAATCAGGTCACCCCCACTAATCTGGTTGGCACTTTCCTTGTACCTCATGACATCCCTCCCATCGTCAAGTGGAGCGGCCGGTTTGACTCCACCTGTCCAATCAAGGAGGCCCGTGTGGTTTGTCTGCCCTCATCCCTGCTTCGAATCATAGCTGAGCGCCACCATTCATTCAAGTATAACATATCCATGGTCCTGCAGGCACCTCGTTTTGTCTTTAAGCCCACTAACAAGCTAGTGAGAATTGCTCTCTTCatggttcactgtctggacatgTATGGGATTCAGAGTGACTGGCGAGAAGGTACCTGTGTGCTGGGCGAGAAGACCACGTGGAGAAAAGTACACTGCGTCTGCAGGAATGTGGGGCGGAGCCGGCGGCAGCTGGCCTCTATCAGGATGGCTTACCTTCATTTGCACACCCACTTTGTGACTGCTAAGGTGATCGTGGTCCCTAACCCTGTGGATCTGCAGCTAAAGGTCATTACAAACCTTAACCAGAACCCTGCGACCTTCCTGGCTGTGATCTTCATTATGATCCTGTATGTTATTCTGGCTTTCTGGGCCTTGCACAGGGATGTGATGGATCAGTATCTTCGGGACCATGTGGTAGTACTGCCCGATAACGACCCTTTTGATAACATATGCTACCTGGTTACCATCTTTACTGGGAGCCGCTTGGGGTCGGGAACCAGAGCCAATGTCTTTATCCAGCTTATGGGAACAGAGAGTACCAGTGATGTGCACTGTTTAAGCCATCCATATTTTAGAACTCTTTACCGAGGAAGCATCAACACGTTCCTCCTGACGACAAAAAATGACTTGGGGGACATCCACTCCATCCGAGTGTGGCATGACAACGAAGGCAAGGCGCCTAGCTGGTACCTAAGTCGAATCAAAGTAGAAAATCTCTTCAGCAGACACATTTGGCTGTTTGTGTGCCGAAAGTGGCTCTCTGTGGACACCACTTTGGATGCAACATTTTCTGTCACCAACCCGGATGAGCCTCTGAGAAGGACAGACTTCTTCCTGATTGACCTGAGCCATAAGCTGGGGAAAAACCACATGTGGTTCTCTGTTTTCACCGATGTTGTCCCCAGACCGTTCAACAGGCTGCAGAGGCTGTCCTGCTGCTTGGCCATGTTGCTAAGCTCTCTCGTTTGTAATATCATGTTTTTTAATCTGAACAGAAAAGGGCAAACTCAATCCAGAGAGGGGCGTATCATCAGGTCCATGATGATAGGAATCGAAAGTGTCTTAATCACAATCCCCGTGCAATTATTGATAACCTTTTTCTTCACCTATTCCCAGAAGAAACCTCGAGTGAATCTAGACAAGGTGGCACCTCAGAAGCACCCCCTGATGTCAGAGGAAGGTCTCTTCTGGAAAGAGCGATTGGACAAATGGCATAAGTATGAAATGGAGGctctctccaacaaagccaagTCCACCTCTGCTACCAGGGCAAAGTCTTCAAAGAGGGCCCCTAAAACCTCCCAGAAGAGTAAAAAAGCAGACAGCATGGCCCCGGACACCCAAAAGTCCAACAGGAACTTCAGTAACAATAACGTAGAAGGCAGTGAAGATGCCTCTTCGAAAGCTTCCTCTACCCAGTTGGAAACTACCGAGCCTGTTAAAAACAAGACCCAGGTTATCCTGCCCAGATGGTGTGTTTACATAgcctggtttttggtttttaccACTTCTGGCATATCATCATTCTTCATTGTGTTTTATGGCCTGACTTATGGCTATGACAAGTCAGTAGAGTGGCTGTTTGCATCTCTCTGCTCTTTCTGCCAGTCTGTGTTCCTTGTACAACCAGGCAAGATTCTATTGGTGTCAGGCACCAGGACAAAAAATCCCAAGTACTGTAAAAACATCTCGTGGTCCAGCAAGTACCATTACACAGAAATCAGGCTGCAGGAGACAAAGATGTCGCCAGAGGAGATGCAGCAGCTCCATGAGGGCATGGACTACCTCCGAGGCTCGAGCATATACCAGCCCATCACCGAGGACAAAATACAAatactcaggaggaagaagaggatcaAGAGGAGGTCCCTTTTGTTCCTGAGCTACCTTGTGACTCACTTCATATTCCTGACCCTTCTCCTACTGCTCATTGTCTCGCTGCGCCATAGTGACAGCTTCTACTATAACCAGTTCATTCGCCATCAGGTCTCCGTGGGTCTTGCCACCGTGATGAAGCTGGGAGATATCTACACATGGCTCAACAGTGTGCTCCTGCCTTTGTTACACAATGACCTGAACCCAACATTCCTTCCAGACAGCTCATCCAAAATCCTTGGCCTTCCACTCATGAGGCAAGTGAGGGCCAAGCCTAGCAACAAAACATGTCTGTTGGCCAAGAAGTTTGTGCAGAGAAGCATTGCAGGAGAAATCCATTGTCACCCACAGTATGGCATTGACCCAGAAGACACAAAACACTATTCCAGTGTTTGGAATAAGGCTGGCAAGCGGTCTACAGACCAAAGCAGCAATGGGTTTACTTACAAGCCTCCCGGGAAGAAATGGGTGTATCATTCCTATGGCGTGTTAAACACCTATGGATCTGGAGGCTACACATTCGATTTCTTTCCAGAACAGCAGATGTTTAATTCCACACTGAGGCTCAAGGAACTTGAGGGAAAGAATTGGCTTGATGAGATGACATGGGCAGTGATTGTGGAATTAACCATCCTGAATCCAGATGCCAGTCTGATGTGTAGCATTTCAGTTGTGTTTGAAGTCTCTCCCTTAGGTATCGTCAACTCCAGCCTCTCTGTGTACTCCTTCTCACTGGCTGATTTCAACAGAGAAACTTCGGCAGAAATCTACCTGTACGTAGccattctcattttcttctgtgcCTATGTTGTGGACGAGGGCTACGTCATCACGGAAGAGCGAGCTTCCTACTTCAGAAGTGTATACAACCTGCTCAACTTGGCTCTGAAGTGCATGTTTACTCTGCTGATAGTGCTCTTCTTCCAGAAACACCTCCTGGCCACCAGCATGGTCCGGCTTTACCTGAGTGACCCCGAAGCCTTCATCCCCTTCCATGCCGTCTCTCGGGTTGATCAACTCATGAGGATCATCTTGGCTTTCTTGTTATTTCTGACTATCCTGAAGACACTCAGGTATTCTAGATTCTTCTATAATGTGCGCCTGGCTCAGAAGACCATCCTGGCTGCCCTTCCTGGCATCTGCCACATGGCCTTGATGGTATCTATGTATTCCTTCATGTACGTAGCTTTTGGGTACCTGGTGTTCGGTCAGCATGAATGGAGTTACAGCAACATGATCCACGCCACCCAAACCATCTTCTCCTACTGCGTGTCAGCCTTTCAGAACACAGAATTTTCCAGCAACAGGGTTCTCGGGGTCCTTTTTCTGTCATCTTTTATGTTGGTGATGATTTGCATCTTCATCAACTTGTTTCAGGCGGTGATTCTGTCTGCCTACGACGAGATGAAGCAGCCTGTGTATGAGGAGCCATCAGATGAGGCAGAGGCAATAACCTATCTCTGTGATAAGCTAAGATCTGGGTTTGGCTTTCTCACCTCCCGATCTAGGGACAAAGAACAATCCGAATTCTTCGTCGACATGATGTATGGGCAGCCGGAGAAGAACAGTCGCCGGTTCCTGGGGCTGAAGACCAGGAACATCAATGGGAAGAAAATGGTTTACCTTGTTGTCTGA
- the Cdpf1 gene encoding cysteine-rich DPF motif domain-containing protein 1, with the protein MASEAEPRPLGMFECQLCALTAPYSYVGQKPPDTQAVVLLEESYIMKDPFSSDKARFLVLGARCSVCGRRVCVGPDCSLFYSKRVCLPCVQENSSAFPQEIRQDVEKRKGASKRPSSHP; encoded by the exons ATGGCATCCGAGGCAGAGCCCCGCCCCCTGGGCATGTTTGAGTGCCAGCTCTGTGCCTTGACAGCTCCTTACAGCTACGTGGGGCAGAAGCCCCCAGACACCCAAGCTGTTGT CCTCCTGGAGGAGAGCTACATCATGAAGGATCCCTTCTCCTCAGACAAGGCCAGGTTTCTGGTCCTCGGCGCACGGTGCAGTGTATGCGGCAGGCGGGTGTGTGTGGGCCCG GACTGCAGCCTGTTCTACTCCAAGAGGGTCTGCCTCCCCTGCGTTCAGGAGAATAGCAGTGCTTTCCCTCAGGAAATCCGGCAGGATGTGGAGAAGAGAAAGGGCGCCTCCAAGAGACCTTCCAGCCATCCCTGA